A single window of Nocardia sp. NBC_01327 DNA harbors:
- a CDS encoding CsbD family protein — translation MSLNDKIDQKAQEVGGKAKEAAGKITGDDDLRAEGKADQIESGLEKAVDEVKDAVGGAVKAVKDKLGR, via the coding sequence ATGTCTCTCAACGACAAGATCGACCAGAAGGCGCAGGAAGTCGGCGGCAAGGCCAAGGAGGCCGCCGGCAAGATCACCGGTGACGACGATCTGCGCGCCGAAGGCAAGGCCGATCAGATCGAATCGGGCCTGGAGAAGGCCGTCGACGAGGTGAAGGACGCCGTGGGCGGCGCCGTCAAGGCGGTCAAGGACAAGCTCGGCCGCTGA